One genomic window of Motacilla alba alba isolate MOTALB_02 chromosome 3, Motacilla_alba_V1.0_pri, whole genome shotgun sequence includes the following:
- the IL22RA2 gene encoding interleukin-22 receptor subunit alpha-2: MRRIMLSFLCLLMHLLQDETTSLLVLENQDLQDSIKPQKVEFHSLNFNTTLHWQPGWAREARDALYFVQYKVYGQSTWQNKDECWGISSHVCDLTHETSDIQEPYYSRVRAALAGVYSSWSLSCRFTPWRETMIGPPMVTVVHSNKSITVKLQAPRSPYRRKRGSKISMTNYYDLLYQVFIINNLLDEQHRVLVYEGKDKVIKIEDLRPGVSYCIVAKMYVPMLDRSSAYSSRQCTVLQ, translated from the exons ATGAGGAGAatcatgctttccttcctctgcttaCTGATGCACCTGCTTCAGGATGAGACAACTT CGCTTTTAGTTTTGGAAAACCAAGACCTGCAAGATTCGATTAAGCCACAGAAGGTAGAGTTCCATTCGTTAAATTTCAACACCACTTTGCATTGGCAGCCTGGGTGGGCCAGAGAGGCGAGAGATGCGCTCTACTTTGTGCAGTATAAAGT GTATGGGCAGAGCACATGGCAAAACAAAGATGAGTGCTGGGGGATTTCAAGCCATGTCTGTGACCTAACACATGAGACCTCTGACATCCAGGAGCCTTACTACAGCAGagtgagagcagccctggctggtgTCTATTCCAGCTGGAGCCTCAGCTGCAGATTCACTCCTTGGCGAGAAA cTATGATAGGACCTCCAATGGTAACTGTGGTTCATAGCAACAAATCCATAACAGTAAAGCTCCAGGCTCCACGTTCTCCTTATAGAAGAAAGAGAGGCAGCAAAATATCAATGACAAATTATTATGATCTGCTGTATCAAGTCTTCATAATTAACAACTTGCTAGATGAG CAACACAGGGTCCTGGTGTATGAAGGGAAAGACAAGGTTATTAAAATAGAAGATTTGAGGCCTGGAGTCAGCTACTGCATCGTGGCGAAAATGTACGTGCCAATGCTGGACCGGAGCAGTGCCTACAGCAGCAGGCAATGCACTGTGCTGCAGTGA